A region of Cucumis melo cultivar AY chromosome 2, USDA_Cmelo_AY_1.0, whole genome shotgun sequence DNA encodes the following proteins:
- the LOC103487384 gene encoding uncharacterized protein LOC103487384, which translates to MAFDQNAIPTGLRPLNVARTLVEDSHLTPIANTGRNHQRVTPLHPCDIANADTLPVPCKGNVSDMGLVELGYRNLVAGVTAWCPRMPPPLAHTATVPAVGLGYVMSNRRGANAIELASSCITVGPNHNTNLGHRVGGGGVEFVSSNMSMGSGDSTNLCNKVTGNDEQISSDSTSGFSSHLRSPVGGNGGNAVDQVSEEGGDGSISKKKVKFMCSFGGKIFPRPSDGMLRYIGGQTRIISVRRDVTFNELERKMADTCGQAVVIKYQLPDEDLDALISVSCPDDLDNMMDEYEKLVERSSDGSAKLRMFLFSASELDSSGMVQFGDLHDSGQRYVETVNGIFDGVSGRITRKESCVSATSTQNSDLSGTEAMDIPNNDLGVVSGPPSTTLPLPGGNLGTAVAIGPGLVKVDPVSAVLLDASAVPSSIPVVNPVPPGASFQPEIELGRSVPVTLMQQQPGVELSPPVSCLQPTGDPRQAACVDFIQFRPQLGFPNSHHIGASGSVFIQQPNTLGITPHQFVPAVHMTMAPSSRPGVMPNAYQSLVQYPQSQTECFSNPSTFGPRVVQLSAEQGYNSVQVPAPPVSVGVGFGLHQVPWSDQTVTSDELASHHQATFPEKIERLDDCYFCQKAMPHAHSNSSLQDQSDNLANPVTDSKFSYYSHHPEDHLTAHPMKNVTETVALGQSTIEHGVGVQTRIFNPTDPEVEKPSVEAISFPQHLEDRHENENTLKDQCNHDPARISAPQGALGRQGDFQSPHVAVVEQIPQCGEIDTLQHHHVAVENQFHPNLVVDRHNICFSAAPFLASEYNTHDNPKEYSNSHPDIIPNQNATLTGIQHDHLGPIVGNLESLSICPPDICANLDHCKSPIERTRKEDNFGNCLQPVSEREVLLDNNFVKPMTFLDPNHIKSTTFACSSLEVPYLMNERPVESSEVTQPSVGGSPGTLPQTEKGIQYLESNEVCHSRNLHLFDMKTEQRNNEIPVSAEWKDPSLFESRIVSGDVESVSLPIRTGNVEDTANSLFSNQDPWNLQHDTHLLPPRPNKIQPRNEALATREPLTETPFRNVGELNVETLLDDGVCHSLVNSNKGSSEEQIRKDLQAVAEGVAASVLQSAQSSNSELNERSSSVCETSTERDVQNNDVDGRTRHSDKANIGFPMSEGLGRLQVIKNSDLEELRELGSGTFGTVYHGKWRGTDVAIKRVNDRCFAGKPSEQDRMREDFWNEAIKLADLHHPNVVAFYGVVLDGPGGSVATVTEYMVNGSLRNALLKNEKSLDKRKRLLIAMDAAFGMEYLHRKNIVHFDLKSDNLLVNLRDPHRPICKVGDLGLSKVKRQTLISGGVRGTLPWMAPELLNGSSNMVSEKVDVFSFGIVLWELLTGEEPYANLHYGVIIGGIVSNTLRPEVPESCDPEWRSLMERCWSSEPLERPSFTDIASELRSMAAKVPSKVPN; encoded by the exons ATGGCATTTGATCAGAACGCCATTCCTACAGGCTTGCGGCCTTTAAATGTAGCTAGAACTTTAGTTGAAGATTCCCATCTAACGCCGATTGCTAATACTGGTCGAAACCACCAAAGGGTTACTCCTTTGCATCCCTGCGACATTGCCAATGCAGACACTTTGCCTGTTCCTTGTAAGGGGAATGTCTCTGATATGGGACTTGTTGAGCTAGGATATCGAAATTTAGTTGCTGGTGTTACCGCATGGTGCCCTAGAATGCCTCCTCCCCTTGCGCATACTGCAACGGTTCCTGCCGTAGGACTTGGTTATGTCATGAGCAATCGTAGAGGTGCCAATGCCATTGAGCTTGCTAGTAGTTGCATAACAGTTGGGCCTAATCATAATACAAATTTAGGTCATCGAGTTGGGGGAGGTGGAGTGGAATTTGTAAGCAGTAATATGTCAATGGGATCTGGGGATAGTACCAATTTATGCAATAAGGTGACTGGTAATGATGAACAAATTAGTAGTGATAGTACTTCTGGATTTAGCTCTCACTTGAGGAGTCCGGTTGGTGGAAATGGTGGAAATGCGGTTGATCAAGTGAGTGAGGAGGGTGGAGATGGTTCCATTTCGAAAAAGAAAGTTAAGTTTATGTGCAGTTTCGGCGGCAAGATTTTTCCTAGACCGAGTGATGGTATGTTGAGATACATTGGAGGCCAAACAAGGATTATAAGTGTTAGAAGAGATGTGACTTTCAATGAGCTTGAGCGAAAGATGGCTGATACCTGCGGGCAGGCTGTGGTTATAAAGTATCAGCTCCCTGATGAGGATCTTGACGCTTTAATATCTGTTTCATGTCCTGATGATCTTGATAATATGATGGATGAGTATGAGAAGCTGGTTGAGAGGTCTTCAGATGGATCAGCTAAATTGAGGATGTTTTTGTTCTCTGCTTCAGAACTTGACTCTTCAGGTATGGTGCAATTTGGCGATTTGCATGATAGTGGGCAGAGATATGTTGAAACGGTGAATGGGATATTTGATGGTGTTAGTGGCCGTATTACAAGGAAAGAGAGCTGTGTAAGTGCTACCTCAACTCAGAATTCTGACTTAAGTGGGACTGAGGCAATGGATATCCCAAATAATGATCTAGGGGTTGTGAGCGGACCTCCATCCACAACATTGCCCTTACCTGGAGGAAATTTAGGTACTGCAGTTGCTATTGGCCCTGGATTGGTGAAGGTTGATCCCGTCTCTGCAGTTTTGTTAGATGCCTCTGCTGTTCCATCAAGCATTCCTGTGGTTAACCCTGTTCCTCCTGGAGCTTCTTTCCAGCCTGAGATAGAGTTGGGAAGGTCTGTGCCTGTTACTCTAATGCAGCAGCAACCGGGTGTTGAACTTTCTCCACCTGTGTCTTGTTTACAGCCTACTGGTGATCCTCGACAAGCAGCATGTGTGGACTTCATACAATTTCGTCCACAACTAGGCTTTCCAAACTCCCATCATATAGGGGCATCTGGATCTGTGTTTATACAACAGCCAAATACTCTTGGGATTACTCCTCATCAGTTTGTCCCTGCAGTTCACATGACAATGGCTCCTTCTTCTCGCCCCGGTGTTATGCCAAATGCCTACCAATCGTTGGTTCAATATCCACAATCCCAGACAGAATGTTTTTCCAACCCAAGCACATTTGGTCCAAGGGTTGTCCAGCTATCAGCAGAACAAGGCTACAACTCAGTCCAGGTTCCAGCTCCTCCAGTATCAGTAGGGGTTGGATTTGGTTTACATCAGGTACCTTGGTCTGATCAGACAGTTACATCTGATGAATTGGCATCTCATCATCAGGCAACTTTTCCTGAGAAGATTGAGAGGTTGGATGACTGTTACTTCTGCCAGAAAGCAATGCCACATGCTCATTCCAATTCTTCATTGCAGGATCAAAGCGATAATTTGGCGAACCCTGTAACTGATTCAAAATTTTCGTATTACAGTCATCACCCTGAAGATCATTTAACAGCCCATCCAATGAAAAATGTCACAGAAACTGTAGCTTTGGGGCAATCTACAATTGAACATGGTGTTGGAGTTCAAACCAGGATCTTTAATCCCACAGATCCAGAAGTTGAAAAACCTTCTGTGGAGGCTATTAGCTTCCCACAACACTTGGAGGATCGACATGAGAATGAAAACACTCTAAAAGATCAATGTAATCATGATCCTGCTAGGATCTCAGCTCCCCAAGGTGCTCTTGGGAGGCAAGGTGATTTCCAGTCACCCCATGTTGCTGTTGTAGAACAGATTCCTCAGTGTGGTGAAATTGATACTCTCCAGCACCATCATGTAGCTGTAGAGAATCAGTTCCATCCAAATTTAGTCGTGGATAGACACAATATTTGCTTTAGCGCTGCTCCTTTTCTTGCTTCAGAGTACAACACTCACGACAATCCGAAAGAATATTCTAATAGTCATCCTGACATCATTCCAAACCAAAATGCTACCCTCACTGGAATTCAGCATGACCATCTCGGACCAATTGTTGGAAATTTGGAAAGTCTAAGTATATGCCCACCTGATATTTGTGCTAATTTGGATCACTGCAAATCACCCATTGAAAGAACTAGGAAGGAGGACAATTTTGGAAACTGTTTACAACCAGTCTCAGAGAGGGAAGTTCTACTAGACAACAACTTTGTAAAGCCAATGACGTTTCTTGACCCAAATCACATAAAATCAACTACGTTCGCTTGCTCTTCATTAGAGGTTCCCTATTTGATGAATGAAAGGCCTGTTGAGTCCAGTGAAGTGACACAACCTTCTGTCGGGGGCTCTCCCGGAACACTACCACAAACAGAAAAGGGGATACAATATTTAGAATCCAATGAAGTCTGTCATAGCAGAAATCTCCACCTATTTGACATGAAGACTGAACAAAGAAATAATGAAATCCCAGTTTCTGCTGAATGGAAGGACCCTTCTCTATTTGAATCCAGGATAGTATCTGGTGATGTTGAATCCGTGTCTTTGCCTATCAGGACTGGAAATGTAGAGGACACTGCGAATTCACTTTTCAGCAATCAGGATCCTTGGAACTTGCAGCACGACACTCATCTTTTGCCTCCTAGACCAAATAAAATCCAACCAAGGAATGAAGCCCTTGCCACCAGGGAACCCTTGACAGAGACTCCTTTCAGAAACGTTGGTGAACTAAATGTGGAAACGTTACTGGATGATGGAGTATGTCACTCATTGGTTAATTCAAACAAGG GCTCTTCAGAGGAACAAATTAGGAAAGATCTCCAAGCTGTTGCTGAGGGAGTGGCTGCTTCTGTTCTTCAGTCAGCTCAATCCTCCAACTCTGAATTGAATGAAAGAAGCAGTTCAGTTTGTGAGACTAGCACCGAAAGAGATGTTCAAAATAATGATGTG GATGGCAGGACAAGACATTCAGATAAAGCAAATATTGGTTTTCCAATGTCAGAAGGCCTTGGCCGCTTGCAG GTAATAAAGAATAGCGACCTTGAAGAATTAAGAGAATTGGGGTCTGGCACCTTTGGCACTGTTTATCATGGAAAATGGAGGGGAACTGATGTTGCTATCAAACGAGTCAATGATAGGTGTTTTGCTGGAAAGCCTTCTGAACAAGATCGCATG AGAGAAGATTTTTGGAATGAAGCAATTAAGCTTGCTGATTTGCACCACCCAAATGTGGTTGCTTTTTATGGTGTTGTGCTTGATGGTCCTGGGGGATCTGTAGCCACAGTAACAGAATATATGGTCAATGGTTCGCTCAGAAATGCTTTGTTGAAGAATGAAAA GAGTCTTGACAAGCGGAAGCGCCTCTTGATTGCTATGGATGCGGCTTTTGGAATGGAATACCTGCACAGAAAGAATATAGTGCACTTTGATTTGAAAAGTGATAACCTGCTGGTCAATCTTCGAGATCCTCATCGCCCAATATGCAAG GTTGGTGACTTGGGCCTGTCAAAGGTGAAACGTCAGACATTGATTTCAGGTGGTGTGCGAGGAACACTTCCATGGATGGCACCTGAGCTTTTGAATGGTAGTAGCAATATGGTATCTGAGAAG GTCGATGTGTTTTCCTTCGGTATTGTCTTGTGGGAGCTCCTTACTGGAGAAGAACCTTATGCAAATTTGCATTATGGGGTTATTATAG GTGGCATAGTAAGCAACACATTGCGACCAGAAGTACCGGAGTCTTGTGATCCAGAATGGAGGTCACTGATGGAGAGATGCTGGTCATCAGAGCCATTAGAGAGGCCAAGCTTCACTGACATTGCAAGTGAACTCCGCTCCATGGCCGCAAAAGTTCCTTCGAAAGTACCCAACTAG
- the LOC103487385 gene encoding uncharacterized protein LOC103487385 isoform X2, translated as MAGMLPGVECARRRRCHQNKIWSDSPQVDAQVLTRRSVLCLYTSNHEALLVSNPSMRRLLMEAGGEDELDGIAREAKRRLDERLWRTQRKSEDNGREMMRRKFSWRKLNWIGVEEDKCGQCW; from the exons ATGGCCGGAATGCTTCCTGGTGTAGAATGTGCTCGAAGAAGACGTTGTCATCAAAACAAAATATGGTCAGATTCACCGCAAGTCGACGCTCAGGTTTTAACTAGGAGATCCGTTCTCTGTTTGTACACAAGTAACCACGAAGCGCTCCTCGTTTCAAATCCGTCTATG AGACGTTTGTTAATGGAGGCAGGAGGAGAAGATGAGCTGGATGGAATTGCGAGAGAAGCGAAGAGGAGATTGGATGAGAGATTGTGGAGAACGCAGAGGAAATCAGAAGATAATGGAAG AGAGATGATGAGGAGAAAATTCAGTTGGAGAAAGTTGAATTGGATTGGCGTCGAAGAAGATAAGTGCGGTCAATGCTGGTGA
- the LOC103487385 gene encoding uncharacterized protein LOC103487385 isoform X1 — MAGMLPGVECARRRRCHQNKIWSDSPQVDAQVLTRRSVLCLYTSNHEALLVSNPSMQRRLLMEAGGEDELDGIAREAKRRLDERLWRTQRKSEDNGREMMRRKFSWRKLNWIGVEEDKCGQCW, encoded by the exons ATGGCCGGAATGCTTCCTGGTGTAGAATGTGCTCGAAGAAGACGTTGTCATCAAAACAAAATATGGTCAGATTCACCGCAAGTCGACGCTCAGGTTTTAACTAGGAGATCCGTTCTCTGTTTGTACACAAGTAACCACGAAGCGCTCCTCGTTTCAAATCCGTCTATG CAGAGACGTTTGTTAATGGAGGCAGGAGGAGAAGATGAGCTGGATGGAATTGCGAGAGAAGCGAAGAGGAGATTGGATGAGAGATTGTGGAGAACGCAGAGGAAATCAGAAGATAATGGAAG AGAGATGATGAGGAGAAAATTCAGTTGGAGAAAGTTGAATTGGATTGGCGTCGAAGAAGATAAGTGCGGTCAATGCTGGTGA